The nucleotide sequence TCCTCACGAGCAGGGGCAACTCGTCTGGCTCGTGGAGGAACCGTTCGAGCGCGCCGAGCGCCGCGGGAACCTCAGAGGGAGGCGGAGGGACGAACGTCGCCTCGGCGAGCGTGCAGCCTCCAGGACCAATCCAGTTCTGGCTCCGGCGCAGTTCGCCTGGCGTCAGCCGCGAGCCACGCACCCCCTTGAGGAGCTCGGCGTGAATCTCTCGAATGAGGCGCACCGAGACGGGCAGCTCCGCGAGCCTTGCCAGCCCGTGGTTCATCGCCCGCACGCAGTTGACGACCTCGTCGACGTCACGCGGGCGGTCGGCGCGTTGCACGTGCGCTTCGGCTGCCAGCAGGTCCTGCAGGGAGCTCTGCGTGCCCTCGATCTGGCTCGAGAGCACGGCCTCTTTCCTGACGTACATGTAGACGAAGAGATCAGGATTGGGCAGCGTCTGCACCGACCCGTCGAGCCGCCCGAGCGCCCGGTCGGCCTCCGACAGGAGCCGCTGCAGGCTACCGGCCAACTGGATCGGCGGATCCGGTGGAAGCGGGGCCGGGATGAACGCCCGGTAGCCCTCTGGTTGGGGCAGATACCGGCCGGCACGCGCGCCGGTGCCTGCGTCGGCGGTGTGGTTGGCTGCGTTTACCATAGCCTCCCT is from Acidobacteriota bacterium and encodes:
- a CDS encoding Fic family protein; translated protein: MVNAANHTADAGTGARAGRYLPQPEGYRAFIPAPLPPDPPIQLAGSLQRLLSEADRALGRLDGSVQTLPNPDLFVYMYVRKEAVLSSQIEGTQSSLQDLLAAEAHVQRADRPRDVDEVVNCVRAMNHGLARLAELPVSVRLIREIHAELLKGVRGSRLTPGELRRSQNWIGPGGCTLAEATFVPPPPSEVPAALGALERFLHEPDELPLLVRIGLAHAQFETIHPFLDGNGRMGRLLITFLLCERGTLRKPVLYLSHYFKRHRPEYYERLQAVRDTGDFEGWLAFFLRGVADVSVEAADTARRILELRERHRSEITERLGRAAGNGHRVLERLYERPIVSVADVGAILGTTFAGANQIVQRLVDLGVLTEITGQARHRRFRYDAYVQLFDEGPGS